DNA from Brassica napus cultivar Da-Ae chromosome C4, Da-Ae, whole genome shotgun sequence:
tggaccagtctcacccattgacTAGCCTCATGGTCGTGAGAAGTCTTGGTCCGGACACTGACCCATttggtccgaagaagaaaaatgaggaagtccttggtcccgaagtgccttatctcagtgccataggagctctgATGTATTTAGCTGGCCACACACGACCATACATCAGCTTTGCTGTGAACTTACTTTCTAGGTTCAGCtcctgtccgacccaaaggtactggaacgggattaaacatatacttcgttacctacaaggaacgaaagacttgggtcttaTGTTTACTGACAAATCTAAGGAAGATTTAGTTGGTTTTTctgatgcaggttatctctCTGATCCACATTATGCTAGATCTCAGACTGGTTATGTTTTTACACACGGTGGGACAGCTATATCCTGGCGGTCCATGAAGCAGACCATGGCAGCCACATCCTCTAACCACGCAGAAATATTAGCCATGCATGAAGCCAGCCGTGAGAGTGTATGGATGAGATCCATGACACAACATATTCGTACCACTTGTGGTATGATCAAAGGAAAGGATCCACCGACCATCCTATACGAGGATAACACAGCATGCATCACACAGCTTAAGGATGGATACATTAAAGGAGATAGGACGAAACATATTCttcctaagttcttctttacacACGAGCTTCAGAAGGCAGGAGAGGTCCAAGTATTGCAAGTTCGTTCGAGTGAGaattcagccgacctcttcaccaagtcactaccaacctcaacgttcaagaagctcaTATGGAAGATAGGCATGCGTCGAccgaaggatcttcagtgatgcattcatcagggggagttcatgtgttgtactctttttcctgtcttgttttctcttttaccacattgggttttgggtttgtcaagagaggttttaatgaggcaacatccaaagcatgAATGAACCTtgaccggatgtgtcgatcaagggggagtgttataaaccatttagtgatcgacccatttatcagcccgtgtagcaagacgggccaagcccatccgcaggatcatactggcgcctatctactcttgtgtttatctacattatagttggtgtttatcttacatattgctagtcattatctagttaaagataagtacgatctcatgtcgatccagtacttagaccgtcattaccatatatatataaagaccagttggtcgacctaataatacacacaagttCCCCTTTTTATTCACAACACGAATAgtgttttgtgttattataacGAAAATAAAATGAAAGCGACATCAATCTGGGACTGGGGTAAAAGGACCCCGTGCTCTCTTCATTGGTTGAGTTGTACATTAGCTGTCAAATTATTACATCTCAATATACATTCgtttttttttagggacaaatCAATATACATTCTCcaaatatatacatttagatGGATGGTACAACCACATTCTTGGAGTTACTTCCCAATTTCTATTGTAAATAAGTCAtcatataaatgttaaaattactGAGTTGCTTCATTATACTACATGTACTATGACTCCTGATCTTGGAGTTACTTCCCAATTTCtattgtaaataaattatcatataaattttaaaagagaaGATGATTAGGATAgtactaaaaaagtttttgtcacaaatatagcttttaagaataaaaatgaccacaatagcacttaatgttttatgaaaagagataaatatacacttatactccaatggtaaattaatgggtttagagttaaggggtggggtttagggtttagggtttagagtttaggggtggtgtttagggtttagagttaaagggtggggtttaggatttagggtttagggtttagggtttgggggtTAGAGttcagagtttagggtttaggctttagagtttagagtttaggttttagggtttagagttggagAGTCGaattttgggataagatttcaaattttgaaaaataaaaaaatttaaatttttcaaaaaataaaatgctattttgatcatttttgtttttgaaaactatttttgtgacataagtttagaaatgtgctattttggagattcgaacattttaaaattactgAGTTGCTTCATTACGTTATGTATTATGATGTCAGGAGTCACTGCCTAAATCTTTACATTTTATCTACAATAAACCGgtataatttgatatttaaaactgaaacaaagttgttaatttatatatatagctagTATCCtgataattttatgtaatatatatatatatatatatagatatatatagatatacagTATTTGTCTCACAAGAAAATCTAGATTTAATGAGAATTAAATGacgaaaagaaagaaacaaaataaagaaaaagacatATGAGACGTAGTCCCCCTCTTCtctttgctttcttcttctatACACAAACAAAGTTCTCTCTCTCCCTCATGTCTAGTTTTCTGCGGTTGCCCTATCTCATGACCCTTTAGGTTAACGGCGTTTTCATCAAACCTCTGATTTATGCGTCACCGCAGGAGCTCGAGTTTTCACTAAAGTCGTGGACTTTCTTTTCAAGATCAAAAGCCTTTTTGTGCTTTTGggttataaaccaaaaaaacacaTGGAAGCttagaagaagaaagctttcaGAGTTTGTGAGGTTGTTGTTGGTTAGTTTGTTGTTTTCTAGCAAATGCTGAGTCTCTTCTCTCTGTAAGTTCTTTGATTTCTCCTTTCCATtcatttcctctgtttttttctaCACTTTTGGTATTGTTTACCAACTTAAACTATCTAAACACTAATCTTAATCATATAGAGCAAGATGGATTGAAGATTTTTTTCTGCTCTTTTTGTCGTTGTTGTTGTAATCACCTTAATGATTTAACCAGTTATACTCATTAAATGAACTTGTAAATGAGTTAATTTCGTGGTTTCTTGATTTAAGAAAATGTTGAATCTGAAAGTTGATTAAGAAAATGTATTGTCTATGATTGTGCATATAAAATGTATTGTCTCCGTATGGAAGCAAAGTATGatatcatattttaaacatCTATGATTGTGCTACTAAACTCAAAAATAATATACTTCAAACTGATAAGATCTTAGGGGCTTAACCTCTGACAATTATCTACTTTCTTTGACTTTGGCTACTAATTTTATAATCCAAAGCCGTGTGTATTGGTTGCTCCAAACACTTTTGTAGttcaaatttcattttaaaaatttacaacCAAGTCACCAGTTTGTTTGTCTGTCTGAGGGTACCTTCAAAAAGACAAGTTGTTTTTGAGTTGTAATGTTATGTTTTTTCAGCTGCAACTTGCTTTACTAGATGAGCCATGATATTAGCTTCTCCCAACATGGTCTTTATAAAAGGGCATCAAGTAAACGACCgatctttttgttttgataCCAAGGAATGGAATATTCTAGAGACTCGGCAGGGATGATGATGGAGAATAAGCGCAATGTCTACTCTCTTGAAGAAGGCAGCATTAAACGACACAAGTctgatctctctttctcttccaaGGTCTTATGATGATTTTCTCGATCTTCATGCTAAATGACCTTACCACATTCGTGGACCAACATGCTAATGAGTTAATGACCCGTCTGTGGTTTAACAGGAGAGGAAGGATAAGGTGGGAGAACGTATCTCAGCTCTTCAACAGCTAGTTTCGCCTTATGGGAAGGTACTAACTATTCCGTCTGAAATTTCCTTGTCAAGCGACATACATGATCAAgcccctctctctttctctgcaGACCGACACAGCATCAGTACTTCTAGAGGCGATGCAATACATTCAGTTTCTTCAAGAACAAGTCAAGGTCTGCTCTGTTTCCTTCACTGTTTCGTAACAGAACAGGCTGCATTTGTCCATCTTCTGATCCTACAATGACTTTTTCTGTACAGGTTCTAAGCGCTCCATATCTGCAAGCAACCCCAATTACTACACACGTGAGCAAAATCTTGACCCCTTTCTTTAACTAGGATTGCTATTAAAAATATGTGATTTCGACTCAACATCTCTTGCTTGTCTCCGTAACcaggaggaggtggaggagtACAGTTTGAGAAGCAGAGGGTTATGTCTTGTCCCAATGGAGTACACAGTAGGTGTTGCTCAGACCAATGGTGCTGATATTTGGGCTCCGGTAAAGACTCCTGCTTTCAGTCTCCAGTCTAATTCGCCCATCTGATGATCTGTCTTTCTCAAGACTAAatgaaaaagataataaaaaaatgttagtagtctgatgataatgatgatgatctctttgtaacatatataaaaattgatgAAGACCCATGAAGTTGTCTCATAGTCAGTGATGTCTGTTTCTGTTATTCTTACTGCTTAATCTCCCAACTCTGTGGTGGCTTCATCCCATTACTTGAATTTGAATAAGTTGTCTACACTGATAGTGATTTGATTCTAATGATAAATTTAAGTTCCTAAGCTCCAGACTCCAGCGGCCTAGTAACATACATAGCACGCTGAGATCGATCACTACAGAACCAACTCATACATACGAACCGGTCACTGACGGATATAACATCCGGTTTATTAGGAATCCGGTCTAAAACAATACCGTACCTCTTAAAGAGCAGCTGCAGCTGAACCCTAAGCCCTAAAATCACGATCagatcagagagagagagattacgaTCGATCGACGATGGATCATATAGC
Protein-coding regions in this window:
- the LOC106430001 gene encoding transcription factor bHLH154, which codes for MEYSRDSAGMMMENKRNVYSLEEGSIKRHKSDLSFSSKERKDKVGERISALQQLVSPYGKTDTASVLLEAMQYIQFLQEQVKVLSAPYLQATPITTHEEVEEYSLRSRGLCLVPMEYTVGVAQTNGADIWAPVKTPAFSLQSNSPI